Proteins encoded within one genomic window of Tabrizicola piscis:
- a CDS encoding peptidoglycan -binding protein — protein MRSARRRDSSIIWPGFVDAVTTLLMVLMFVLTIFTVMQSVLRDQITTQDTELDALSAQVADLANALGLERTRATSLEGEIATLRSGLAAALAEGERQASLIASLGQDLSAREAELAAATGRITDFEAQVAALLLERDSARGEVAALETEQARLVSEAEAMSLALAQAREEIDAGVEAARLAAARREALEALLADLRQKNNADVAALAAAEAEIDEAEAARLADAAALAALRERLAGADTELTAMTLALEAERKRAEETLTLLAAARLEAVGAGEMDQALAVAETALLAEQEKALAAAREVELLNQQIAALRGQLGSLQSVLDESQARDEAAQVQLESLGSELNAALAQVASEQRRRAELEAAEAARLAAENQDLARFRSEFFGELSSLLAGREGVRVVGDRFVFSSEVLFNPGAADLAPEGREQIAGVVRILDEVRTNIPAEIDWIIRVDGHTDNVPLSGGGAFADNWELSQARALSVVRYMQDELGFPPDRMAATGFGEYRPVAQGDTPEARAQNRRIELKLTER, from the coding sequence ATGCGAAGCGCCCGACGCCGTGACAGTTCGATCATCTGGCCGGGGTTCGTTGATGCGGTGACGACGCTATTGATGGTGCTGATGTTCGTCTTGACCATCTTTACCGTGATGCAGTCGGTCCTGCGCGACCAGATCACGACGCAGGACACGGAACTTGATGCCCTGTCCGCGCAGGTGGCCGATCTGGCCAACGCGCTGGGGCTGGAGCGGACCCGCGCGACCAGTCTTGAGGGCGAGATTGCCACGCTTCGCTCCGGACTGGCGGCTGCGCTGGCCGAGGGGGAACGGCAGGCGTCGCTGATCGCCTCGCTTGGTCAGGACCTTTCGGCGCGCGAGGCAGAACTGGCGGCGGCAACGGGCCGGATCACGGATTTCGAAGCTCAGGTGGCGGCCCTGCTGCTGGAACGCGACAGCGCGCGCGGCGAGGTTGCGGCGCTGGAAACGGAACAGGCGCGGCTGGTCAGCGAGGCCGAGGCGATGTCTCTGGCCCTTGCGCAAGCGCGGGAGGAGATCGACGCAGGTGTCGAGGCCGCCCGCCTGGCCGCCGCCCGCCGCGAGGCGCTGGAGGCGCTGCTGGCCGACCTGCGCCAGAAGAACAATGCCGATGTCGCCGCACTGGCCGCAGCCGAGGCCGAGATTGACGAGGCCGAGGCTGCCCGACTGGCCGACGCGGCAGCACTGGCCGCGCTGCGGGAACGGCTGGCCGGGGCCGATACGGAACTGACCGCGATGACGCTGGCGCTGGAAGCCGAACGCAAGCGCGCTGAAGAAACGCTGACCCTCCTCGCCGCCGCGCGGCTGGAGGCGGTCGGCGCAGGCGAAATGGACCAAGCCCTTGCCGTTGCCGAGACAGCGCTGCTGGCGGAACAGGAAAAGGCCCTTGCCGCCGCCCGCGAGGTGGAGCTTTTGAACCAGCAGATCGCCGCCCTGCGTGGCCAGCTTGGCAGCCTGCAGTCGGTTCTGGACGAATCGCAGGCGCGGGACGAGGCCGCACAGGTGCAGCTGGAAAGTCTTGGGTCCGAACTGAACGCCGCCTTGGCGCAAGTCGCGTCGGAACAGCGCCGCCGGGCCGAACTGGAAGCCGCCGAGGCCGCGCGGCTGGCGGCGGAGAACCAGGACCTTGCGCGCTTCCGGTCCGAGTTCTTTGGCGAGCTGTCAAGCCTTCTGGCCGGTCGTGAGGGGGTGCGGGTGGTCGGTGACCGCTTTGTCTTTTCGTCCGAGGTGTTGTTCAACCCCGGGGCCGCCGATCTGGCCCCCGAAGGCCGAGAGCAGATTGCCGGGGTCGTGCGTATTCTGGACGAGGTGCGCACCAATATCCCGGCCGAAATCGACTGGATCATCCGGGTCGATGGCCATACCGACAATGTGCCGCTTTCCGGTGGCGGGGCCTTTGCCGACAATTGGGAGCTTAGTCAGGCGCGTGCCTTGTCCGTCGTGCGCTACATGCAGGATGAACTGGGCTTTCCCCCTGACCGGATGGCCGCGACCGGATTTGGCGAATACCGGCCCGTGGCGCAGGGAGATACGCCAGAGGCGCGTGCGCAGAACCGGCGGATCGAGTTGAAGCTGACGGAAAGGTAG
- the clpA gene encoding ATP-dependent Clp protease ATP-binding subunit ClpA, whose product MPSFSTTLEQAIHAALALANSRRHELATLEHLLLSLIDEPDAARVMKACSVDLDELRKTLTDFIDDDLSTLVTDVEGSEAVPTAAFQRVIQRAAIHVQSSGRTEVTGANVLVAIFAERESNAAYFLQEQDMTRYDAVNFIAHGVAKDPSYGEARPVQGADEPHETPKAEAGEAKESALSKYCVDLNVKARKGDVDPLIGRESEVERCIQVLCRRRKNNPLLVGDPGVGKTAIAEGLARKIVNGETPEVLSKATIFSLDMGALLAGTRYRGDFEERLKAVVKEMEDHPDAILFIDEIHTVIGAGATSGGAMDASNLLKPALQGGKLRCMGSTTYKEFRQHFEKDRALSRRFQKIDVNEPSVPDAIKILMGLKPHFEEHHDLKYTNDAIKSAVELAARYIHDRKLPDSAIDVIDEAGAAQHLLSDSKRRKSLGVKEIEAVVAKIARIPPKTVSKDDAETLRDLEKTLKRVVFGQDKAVEALCSAIKLARAGLREPEKPIGNYLFAGPTGVGKTEVAKQLASSLGVELIRFDMSEYMEKHAVSRLIGAPPGYVGFDQGGMLTDGVDQHPHCVLLLDEMEKAHPDVYNILLQVMDHGKLTDHNGRTVDFRNVILIMTSNAGAREQSQTAIGFGRERRTGEDTAAIERTFTPEFRNRLDAVISFAPLGKEIIMQVVEKFVLQLEAQLMDRNVHIELSPEAAHWLGEKGYDDKMGARPLGRVIQEYIKKPLAEELLFGKLVKGGVVKVKVKDGAIVLDIEEPAKPRLTGQKPPLLTAE is encoded by the coding sequence GTGCCGTCTTTTTCGACAACGCTGGAACAAGCGATCCACGCCGCCTTGGCCCTTGCCAATTCGCGCCGTCACGAACTCGCGACGTTGGAGCATCTGCTCCTCTCGCTGATCGACGAACCTGATGCCGCGCGGGTCATGAAGGCCTGCTCGGTTGATCTTGATGAACTGCGCAAGACGCTGACCGATTTCATCGACGATGACCTGTCGACACTGGTAACGGATGTCGAAGGGTCTGAGGCTGTGCCAACCGCCGCCTTCCAGCGCGTCATCCAGCGCGCGGCGATCCACGTACAATCCAGTGGCCGCACTGAAGTGACCGGCGCGAACGTGCTGGTCGCGATCTTTGCCGAACGCGAATCCAACGCGGCCTATTTCCTGCAGGAACAGGACATGACCCGCTATGACGCGGTCAACTTCATCGCGCATGGCGTGGCGAAAGACCCGTCCTACGGCGAAGCCCGCCCGGTGCAGGGCGCCGATGAGCCGCATGAGACGCCAAAGGCCGAAGCGGGCGAGGCGAAGGAATCCGCCCTTTCCAAATACTGCGTCGACCTGAACGTGAAGGCCCGTAAAGGCGACGTTGACCCCCTCATCGGCCGCGAGTCTGAGGTGGAGCGGTGCATTCAGGTGCTCTGCCGCCGCCGCAAGAACAACCCGCTGCTGGTGGGTGACCCGGGCGTGGGCAAGACCGCCATCGCCGAAGGCTTGGCCCGCAAGATCGTGAATGGTGAGACGCCCGAAGTTCTGTCGAAGGCCACGATCTTCAGCCTCGACATGGGCGCGCTTCTGGCTGGCACCCGCTATCGCGGTGACTTCGAAGAACGCCTGAAAGCCGTGGTCAAAGAGATGGAGGATCACCCCGACGCGATCCTGTTCATCGACGAGATTCACACCGTGATCGGCGCTGGTGCGACCAGCGGCGGCGCGATGGATGCCTCGAACCTGCTGAAGCCCGCACTGCAGGGCGGCAAGCTGCGCTGCATGGGGTCGACCACCTACAAGGAATTCCGTCAGCACTTCGAAAAGGACCGGGCCCTTTCCCGGCGCTTCCAGAAGATCGACGTGAACGAACCTTCGGTGCCGGATGCGATCAAGATCCTGATGGGTCTGAAACCGCATTTCGAAGAACATCACGACCTGAAATACACCAACGACGCGATCAAATCGGCGGTGGAACTGGCCGCGCGCTATATCCATGACCGCAAATTGCCGGACAGCGCTATCGACGTCATTGACGAAGCCGGGGCCGCCCAGCACCTGCTGTCGGACAGCAAGCGCCGCAAGTCGCTGGGGGTGAAAGAGATTGAGGCTGTCGTGGCCAAGATCGCCCGCATCCCGCCGAAGACTGTGTCGAAGGACGATGCCGAAACCCTGCGCGACCTTGAGAAAACCCTCAAGCGCGTGGTGTTCGGTCAGGACAAGGCAGTGGAAGCGCTGTGCTCGGCCATCAAGCTGGCACGTGCGGGCCTGCGCGAACCGGAAAAGCCCATCGGCAACTACCTGTTCGCAGGGCCGACGGGTGTGGGCAAGACCGAGGTTGCCAAGCAGTTGGCGTCCAGCCTTGGGGTGGAACTGATCCGCTTCGACATGTCGGAATACATGGAGAAACATGCAGTCTCCCGCCTGATCGGCGCGCCGCCTGGCTATGTCGGCTTTGATCAGGGCGGCATGCTGACTGACGGTGTCGACCAGCACCCGCATTGCGTCCTTCTCCTCGACGAAATGGAAAAGGCGCACCCGGATGTCTACAACATCCTGCTGCAGGTCATGGACCACGGCAAGCTGACCGACCACAACGGCCGGACGGTGGATTTCCGCAATGTGATCCTGATCATGACCTCGAACGCGGGCGCCCGGGAACAGTCGCAGACCGCCATCGGTTTCGGCCGCGAACGTCGCACCGGCGAAGATACCGCCGCGATCGAACGCACGTTCACGCCGGAATTCCGCAACCGTCTGGATGCGGTGATCAGCTTCGCCCCGCTTGGCAAAGAGATCATCATGCAGGTGGTCGAGAAGTTCGTTCTGCAGCTTGAGGCACAGTTGATGGACCGCAACGTCCATATCGAACTGTCGCCCGAGGCGGCACATTGGCTGGGCGAAAAGGGCTATGATGACAAGATGGGCGCGCGCCCCCTTGGCCGCGTGATCCAGGAATACATCAAGAAGCCACTCGCCGAAGAACTGCTGTTCGGCAAGCTGGTCAAGGGCGGTGTGGTCAAGGTCAAGGTCAAGGATGGTGCCATCGTGCTTGACATCGAAGAGCCGGCGAAACCCCGGCTGACCGGGCAGAAACCGCCGCTTCTGACGGCAGAATGA
- the gloB gene encoding hydroxyacylglutathione hydrolase — MSLELVTIPCRTDNYAYLVHDAASGQTAVIDVPDAAPILAALKSRGWQLSDILITHHHDDHISGVETLRAATGAMVLGAVADAHRLPPLDYALTEAASFAIGTEKVRVIDVPGHTIGHIAFHFPDSGYAFTADSLMSGGCGRLFEGTPAQMYASLQKLAALPPETLICSGHEYTASNLRFAATLEPGNAQLMSRVEAVAAQRAKGLPTVPVRLQTELDTNPFLRAHLPAVQASVGLPDADPAIVFAEIRARKDRF; from the coding sequence ATGTCCCTTGAACTTGTGACCATCCCCTGCCGCACGGACAACTATGCCTACCTTGTCCACGATGCGGCCTCGGGCCAGACCGCGGTGATCGACGTCCCCGACGCCGCCCCCATCCTTGCAGCACTGAAATCCCGTGGCTGGCAGCTGTCAGATATCCTGATCACCCACCACCATGATGACCACATCTCTGGCGTCGAAACGCTGCGTGCCGCGACCGGGGCCATGGTCCTTGGCGCCGTCGCCGACGCCCATCGCCTGCCACCGCTTGACTATGCGCTGACCGAAGCCGCCAGCTTTGCCATCGGAACGGAAAAGGTCCGCGTGATCGACGTTCCCGGCCACACCATCGGCCACATCGCGTTCCACTTCCCCGACAGCGGCTATGCCTTCACCGCCGACAGCCTGATGTCCGGCGGCTGTGGCCGCCTGTTCGAAGGCACCCCCGCGCAGATGTACGCCAGCCTGCAGAAACTCGCAGCCCTGCCGCCAGAAACCCTCATCTGCTCGGGCCATGAATACACCGCCTCCAATCTCCGCTTCGCGGCGACCCTTGAACCCGGCAATGCGCAGCTTATGTCACGGGTTGAGGCCGTAGCCGCCCAGCGCGCCAAGGGCCTGCCCACCGTTCCCGTCCGGCTGCAGACCGAACTGGACACCAACCCCTTCCTGCGGGCCCATCTGCCCGCAGTGCAAGCGTCAGTCGGCCTGCCGGATGCCGACCCTGCCATTGTTTTCGCCGAAATCCGGGCCAGAAAAGACAGGTTTTAG